One genomic window of Mycolicibacterium neoaurum includes the following:
- a CDS encoding TetR/AcrR family transcriptional regulator, whose product MPRLTRAERQEQTRAELLQAAKARFLERGYAATSLEDIAEDAGFSKGAVYSNFGSKPALCREVLALIHHEKLGEMSRLAATDADLSVRIGAINDWLERTAGDVGWTMLELEFVVLSRHNPELGEMITALRDEAAQMVVAVLRSLAEDLDPTALDDFGNLLLSAGIGLGIQRAIDPSLSTRPVADAITRTMNLLETLGAKS is encoded by the coding sequence ATGCCGCGTCTGACCAGGGCCGAACGCCAAGAGCAGACACGCGCCGAACTGCTACAGGCCGCCAAGGCGCGGTTCCTGGAGCGGGGCTACGCCGCCACCAGCCTCGAGGACATCGCCGAGGACGCCGGGTTTTCCAAAGGTGCGGTGTACTCCAACTTCGGGAGTAAACCTGCGCTGTGCCGGGAAGTGCTTGCCCTGATCCACCACGAGAAGCTCGGTGAGATGTCCCGGCTGGCCGCCACCGATGCAGATCTTTCGGTCCGGATCGGTGCGATCAATGATTGGCTGGAGCGCACAGCCGGCGATGTCGGCTGGACCATGTTGGAGTTGGAGTTCGTCGTCCTCTCGCGGCACAACCCCGAACTCGGCGAGATGATCACCGCCCTACGTGACGAAGCTGCGCAGATGGTCGTCGCGGTGCTGCGGTCATTGGCCGAGGATCTGGATCCGACCGCTTTGGATGACTTCGGAAACCTCTTGCTGAGCGCGGGGATCGGCCTGGGCATCCAGCGCGCCATCGACCCGTCATTGTCGACGCGCCCGGTGGCCGATGCGATCACCCGGACCATGAATCTGCTGGAAACGCTCGGCGCGAAGAGCTGA
- a CDS encoding MBL fold metallo-hydrolase: MGDIQRVVTSGTFELDGGSWDVDNNIWLIGDDEDVIVFDAAHTADPIIEAVGGRNVVAVVCTHGHNDHITVAPELAKALDAPVFLHPADEMLWRAVHPEAAFRTVDDGLVLTAGGIELHAMHTPGHSPGSVCWSAPALNAVVSGDTLFQGGPGATGRSYSDFPTILESISQRLGTLPDETVVYTGHGDTTTIGGELVNYDEWVKRGH, from the coding sequence ATGGGCGACATCCAGCGGGTGGTGACCAGCGGCACCTTCGAACTCGACGGCGGCAGTTGGGATGTCGACAACAACATCTGGTTGATAGGCGACGATGAAGACGTCATCGTCTTCGACGCCGCGCACACCGCCGACCCGATCATCGAGGCGGTCGGCGGCCGCAATGTCGTCGCGGTGGTCTGCACGCACGGCCACAACGACCACATCACCGTCGCACCCGAACTTGCCAAGGCCCTCGACGCTCCAGTGTTCCTGCACCCGGCCGACGAGATGTTGTGGCGCGCCGTGCACCCCGAAGCAGCGTTCCGCACTGTCGACGACGGGCTGGTGCTCACCGCCGGCGGGATCGAACTGCACGCCATGCACACGCCCGGACACTCCCCCGGATCGGTGTGCTGGTCGGCGCCGGCATTGAACGCCGTCGTCTCCGGCGACACCCTGTTCCAGGGCGGCCCGGGCGCCACCGGCCGGTCCTATTCGGACTTCCCGACCATCCTGGAATCGATCTCCCAGCGGTTGGGCACCTTGCCCGACGAGACGGTCGTATACACCGGCCACGGTGACACCACCACCATCGGGGGTGAGCTCGTGAACTACGACGAGTGGGTCAAGCGGGGCCACTAG
- a CDS encoding flavin-containing monooxygenase, which translates to MIARQPRVIVIGAGMAGIATAYTLQRNGFTDFIILEKGSGVGGVWHWNRYPGLTCDVPSQIYQFGFAPKSDWSKLWAGGDEIRDYHRDIVDRFGLDRHLRLNTEVTEARYDAGTWTLTTRAGDTITADFVICATGVLHHPLIPDIPGIDDFDGPVIHTARWDPDVQTEGRQVAVIGTGSTGVQVVSALQPDSAEVAHFARSAQWVLWAPMTLPQPQVLTAALRRWPALLDAAFDGLQWASNILADIVTTPSWRRRLVQAYARTGLRVLIRDQRLRADLTPDYEPLCKRQVVSGSYYRAISAPNTRLVTDPISEVTPTGIRTADGRHHDVDVIVLATGFHAHNYMRPMSVIGRDGITIDEAWAKGPRAYRMTAIPGFPNLFTVLGPNSPTGSIPLQYSAELTARYIVAWLNRFRAGEFDEVEVTKAATDEFNDAVAEAMGPTVWNTGCHSWYRTEDGTIDLWPWDRKTLTAMLSEPEDGHYDIRKLDTCPARAGAAY; encoded by the coding sequence GTGATCGCCAGACAACCGCGCGTCATCGTCATCGGCGCCGGGATGGCCGGTATCGCCACCGCATACACGTTGCAACGCAACGGGTTCACCGACTTCATCATCCTGGAGAAGGGGTCCGGGGTCGGTGGCGTATGGCATTGGAACCGCTACCCCGGTCTCACCTGTGACGTCCCGTCTCAGATCTACCAGTTCGGGTTCGCCCCGAAGTCGGACTGGAGCAAGCTGTGGGCCGGCGGAGACGAGATCCGCGACTACCACCGCGATATCGTCGACCGTTTCGGACTCGACAGGCACCTGCGCTTGAACACCGAGGTGACCGAGGCCCGCTACGACGCGGGCACCTGGACGCTGACGACCCGCGCCGGGGACACCATCACCGCCGACTTCGTCATCTGCGCCACCGGCGTCCTGCATCATCCGCTCATCCCGGACATCCCGGGAATCGACGACTTCGACGGTCCCGTCATACACACCGCCCGCTGGGATCCAGACGTCCAGACCGAGGGTCGGCAGGTCGCTGTCATCGGCACCGGATCCACCGGCGTGCAGGTGGTCTCGGCCTTGCAGCCCGACAGCGCGGAGGTGGCGCACTTCGCCCGATCGGCGCAGTGGGTGCTCTGGGCGCCGATGACGCTGCCACAGCCGCAGGTGTTGACTGCCGCCTTGCGGCGTTGGCCGGCACTGTTGGATGCCGCCTTCGACGGCTTGCAGTGGGCGTCGAACATCCTGGCCGACATCGTCACCACACCGTCCTGGCGCCGGCGGCTGGTGCAGGCCTACGCGCGGACCGGTCTGCGCGTGCTGATCCGGGACCAGCGACTGCGTGCGGACCTGACGCCGGATTACGAGCCGCTGTGCAAACGGCAGGTCGTTTCAGGCAGTTACTACCGCGCCATCTCCGCACCGAACACCCGCCTGGTCACCGACCCGATCAGCGAGGTGACGCCGACGGGTATCCGCACCGCCGACGGCCGACACCACGACGTCGACGTCATCGTCCTGGCCACCGGGTTCCACGCGCACAACTACATGCGGCCGATGTCGGTGATCGGTCGCGACGGCATCACCATCGACGAGGCGTGGGCGAAGGGTCCGCGTGCGTATCGGATGACCGCGATCCCGGGGTTCCCGAACTTGTTCACCGTGCTGGGACCGAACTCTCCGACCGGTTCGATCCCACTGCAGTATTCCGCCGAACTGACCGCGCGCTACATCGTGGCCTGGCTCAACCGGTTTCGCGCGGGTGAGTTCGACGAGGTGGAGGTAACCAAGGCAGCCACCGACGAATTCAACGACGCGGTCGCCGAAGCCATGGGCCCGACCGTGTGGAACACCGGGTGCCACTCCTGGTACCGCACCGAGGACGGCACCATCGACCTGTGGCCGTGGGACCGCAAGACGCTGACGGCGATGCTGTCCGAGCCCGAGGACGGCCACTACGACATCCGGAAACTGGACACCTGTCCGGCGAGGGCGGGTGCCGCGTATTAG
- a CDS encoding S-(hydroxymethyl)mycothiol dehydrogenase, with the protein MSQTVRGVISRSKGQPVELVDIVIPDPGPGEVVVAIQACGVCHTDLTYREGGINDDYPFLLGHEAAGIVESIGEGVTHVEVGDFVVLNWRAVCGECRACKRGRPHLCFDTFNATQKMTLTDGTELSPALGIGAFADKTLVHQGQCTKVDSTADPAVAGLLGCGVMAGIGAAINTGAVNRDDTVAVIGCGGVGDAAIAGAALVGARRIIAVDVDDRKLHTAREFGATHTINAKDLDAIETIQDLTDGFGADVVIDAVGRPETWKQAFYARDLAGTVVLVGVPTPDMKLEMPLVDFFSRGGSLKSSWYGDCLPERDFPTLISLYLQGRLPLEKFVSERIGLDQVEEAFHKMHAGEVLRSVVVF; encoded by the coding sequence ATGAGTCAGACAGTGCGCGGTGTGATTTCCCGGTCCAAAGGTCAGCCCGTCGAGTTGGTCGACATCGTCATCCCCGATCCCGGTCCGGGTGAGGTCGTGGTCGCGATCCAGGCCTGCGGTGTCTGCCATACCGATCTGACCTACCGCGAAGGCGGAATCAACGACGACTATCCGTTCCTGCTCGGCCACGAGGCCGCCGGGATCGTCGAGAGCATCGGCGAGGGCGTCACCCATGTCGAGGTCGGCGATTTCGTGGTGTTGAACTGGCGTGCGGTCTGCGGTGAGTGCCGGGCATGTAAGCGTGGCCGCCCGCACCTGTGCTTCGACACCTTCAACGCCACCCAGAAGATGACGTTGACCGACGGCACGGAGCTGTCCCCCGCGCTGGGCATCGGCGCCTTCGCCGACAAGACCCTGGTCCATCAGGGCCAGTGCACCAAGGTCGATTCCACCGCGGACCCGGCCGTGGCCGGCCTGCTGGGTTGTGGCGTCATGGCCGGTATCGGCGCGGCGATCAACACCGGAGCGGTCAACCGCGACGACACCGTGGCCGTCATCGGCTGCGGTGGCGTGGGTGATGCCGCCATCGCCGGGGCCGCCCTGGTCGGTGCGCGGCGGATCATCGCCGTCGACGTCGACGATCGCAAGCTGCACACCGCCCGCGAGTTCGGCGCCACCCACACCATCAACGCCAAGGATCTCGACGCCATCGAGACGATCCAGGACCTGACCGACGGGTTCGGCGCCGATGTCGTCATCGACGCCGTCGGCAGGCCCGAAACCTGGAAGCAGGCCTTCTACGCCCGCGATTTGGCCGGCACCGTGGTCCTGGTCGGGGTGCCCACCCCGGACATGAAGCTGGAGATGCCGCTGGTCGACTTCTTCTCCCGCGGGGGCTCGCTGAAGTCGAGCTGGTACGGCGACTGCCTGCCCGAGCGCGATTTCCCGACGCTCATCAGCCTCTATCTGCAGGGGCGGCTGCCGCTGGAGAAGTTCGTCTCCGAGCGCATCGGCCTCGATCAGGTCGAAGAGGCCTTCCACAAGATGCACGCCGGTGAGGTGCTGCGCTCGGTGGTGGTCTTCTGA
- a CDS encoding SDR family oxidoreductase, translating into MKPSIDGKVVIITGAARGIGARTAQLFTDHNAIVCVGDIDTPERYLNVTDTASWRRFIADVLDTHGRIDILVNNAGVMPLGAFDTEDDHTTDLVLDVNVRGVINGMRAVLPAMRHAGTGHIVNVASMAGMIPIPGMVSYNASKFAALGASLAARREYAGTGITISAVLPSAVRTELASGVRLGAGLPTVEPDDVARAILRTVRTRAARTSVPRWVGPLWALTDAVVPESVQRAVRDHIDDRRALHSVDSAGRAGYIQRLQRQSADHAAARS; encoded by the coding sequence GTGAAACCATCCATTGACGGCAAGGTCGTCATCATCACTGGCGCAGCACGAGGTATCGGCGCCCGAACCGCGCAACTGTTCACCGACCACAACGCCATCGTCTGCGTCGGCGATATCGACACTCCGGAGCGCTACCTCAACGTCACAGACACCGCATCTTGGCGGCGATTCATCGCCGATGTGCTCGACACTCATGGCCGCATCGACATCCTGGTCAACAATGCCGGGGTCATGCCGCTGGGTGCGTTCGATACCGAGGACGACCACACCACCGACCTGGTGCTCGATGTCAACGTTCGCGGGGTCATCAACGGTATGCGCGCGGTACTTCCCGCCATGCGGCACGCCGGAACCGGACATATCGTCAACGTCGCATCGATGGCCGGCATGATCCCGATCCCCGGCATGGTGAGCTATAACGCCAGCAAATTCGCCGCGCTGGGCGCGTCGCTCGCCGCCCGCCGCGAGTACGCCGGCACCGGCATCACGATATCGGCGGTACTGCCGTCGGCCGTGCGCACCGAGCTCGCATCCGGGGTGCGCCTGGGCGCGGGCCTCCCGACCGTCGAACCCGACGATGTCGCTCGCGCGATCCTGCGCACCGTGCGCACCCGCGCGGCCCGCACCTCGGTACCCCGCTGGGTGGGTCCACTCTGGGCACTCACCGATGCCGTCGTTCCGGAGTCAGTTCAGCGGGCAGTTCGCGACCATATCGACGACCGACGCGCTCTGCATTCGGTCGACTCTGCCGGCCGAGCCGGGTACATCCAACGACTGCAACGGCAGTCGGCCGACCATGCGGCGGCACGCTCATGA